Genomic window (Chloroflexota bacterium):
CGGCCTGACACCTTAGGGCGTGTCGTCAAAGTAGTTTTATCCAGAGCGCCAGGGCTCTGATCTGGCAGGCAGCCAGGTAAGAGGCCGACGTTTTGGCATAGCGGGTGGCTACTGCCCGCCATTCTTTGAGATGGCGGAAGGCGTTTTCCACCAA
Coding sequences:
- a CDS encoding IS5/IS1182 family transposase; amino-acid sequence: LVENAFRHLKEWRAVATRYAKTSASYLAACQIRALALWIKLL